ACTAAATCAGTTGAGAGGTTTTAAAAGGTGTGGAAAGTATTCACATTCACTGAAAAGCAACTCCTTACAGTTAAAATCCATACAAGGTCTGCAACAGGAATTATGTTCTAcatattctctttattttctcttttgcaaTTTTTCCTAGACTTGTGATTGGGATAGTTAGCAGATTCAACACACTTTAACATGCAACTGATTATCATTTCCAATGCAGAAGGATGGAATCCCAGCAGTTACAAAGAGAATTTCCTGCCTCTGAGGTATGAATACTATACCATCTTGTTATTCTTATAAAGTGGTTTTCGGTTTGGATCATTTGCGTTGGGCTTGGAGTTTATTTCATTAACACTTTTGGTTTGGTAGGTTGCAAACGAATTTGTGAACCAGTATTACTGTGTTCTAAACAACTGTCCAGATAAGCTATACGAGATCTACAAAGATTGCAGCACTATCACCCGCCCTGAACCCAATGGTCAATTGTTGCATGTAACAACCCTAGAATTAAGTCAAATATTGCACTAGATTCAGTGTAAAACAGTTTCAAATCatacaaattcatttttgaaaTACAATATTACCATATGGCATGCAACTACAAGATACCTTCgaagtttaatttttatgcatgGTTTAAGTTTACATTTCTTTACTCAATCAAATTTGCAGACATAATGTTGTTCTTGTTTTGAATGGTTGTTACCAACAGGCTATTAAAAACAATGTAGTGTCTTCGCTCAATGAGGGAAATGCGGTTAAAATAGGAACTGTGGATTCACAAGAAGCTTATAATGAATCTTATATCATATTGGTAACTGGGATCATATTAGGGCACGAGAATGTCGAAAGAAAATTTGCCCAGTCTTTCTTTTTAGCACCACAGGAGAGAGGCTATTTTGTTCTAAACGATGCATTTCGGTATTTGGAAGAATCCCAGTATTCAGAAGACAAAACTTATATGTCGGCTAATGCTGTTTGTGATGAGCCTTTGCAGGAAGGTAAAATGGTCTCTTCTTCTATCTTTCAGTATTTTTCGATGTAGAATCTTCTTTAATCGCAGCCTTTCTGTGTCTTAGCAGAGATAGTTCCTGcaaaagaaattcaaagatttgaaTCACAACCTTCGAAATTGGAAAATAAACATGCTACTGAAACTGTTGAGAATGAACAACagcttaaggatattgagaaaacTATTTCACCACCAGAAGAAACAACAAAAATGAGTTTTCTAGCAGTCGTAAGTATAAACATTTTGAATGCACGTCGAGCACTTCAAAGCCCTTTCATACATTGAGCGTTTGTAGAATATGATGTTactgatatttttttctttgaatgttcaGCTTTTGAAAGAGAACCCACATCCTATTCAAAGGCCAACCGTTGTGGTGAAATTTCCAATAAATACCGGACTGAAAGCAAATGTACCATCACAAGTACATACAACATCACAATCCTTGAACTCTAATTCTGGAAAAGCCCCAGGTTACCATAATCTTCCCTTCACCATTTTTTAATTGTATCTTTCAGTTTCTTAATTTCTCACTAACCTTGAAATCCCATATAACTTACAGTCAATGAGAACTCAATCCATTTAAGAAATTTGCCATGGAATTCTACAATTACTTTGCTTGAAGAAGAGTTTAAAAAATATGGTTCTATAAAGCCTGGTGGAATTCAAATCAGAGCCAACAAGGTATGTTTTTGAAAACAAATCTCGCTTGTTTTCTGCTCTTTTCCTTCTGTAATGTTTAAATACTGTAATGCAGGAAAAAAACTTTTGCTATGGTTTCATTGAGTTCCAATCATCAACTTCTGTGGAGAGTGCTGTAAAGGTACTTAATTTGTATCGAATTATTTAGTGTTATTAGATATTGTATTTATCTTTATTTTCATAAAActtgtatttatattttgtaagcAGGCATCTCCTATTGTCATCTCTGGGCGTCGCGTATATGTTGAAAAGAAAAGGTTGGCTGGTTTCAGAGGTATTTCGCAAAGCCTTAATTAAGTTATTATCTATTCATATAATGTAATATAGTCTTCAAATATAATTGTTTTTCTCTGCTCCTACTGATTGATTTCTACCATGGAAAGACAATATTCCAAATGGCGTAAAGAGAGGAGGCGATCGTCAAGGACGCAATGGCTATGCAAGAAATTTCTAACTTGTATTTCCGAGAGCTTCAAATGTACAGAAGAAGTACATGTTTTTTATTCATACTTGGTCTAATCTAAAGCAGTTTACCCCGTAGAGGCATAACCAGTATGAACAAAGGCAAAGGCATAGGCATGGGAGAGCATAGACAATAATAGAGTCACCTTGCCCAGATTGAGATAGAGACCCCGCAAGGGCGGATGGAAACTCTGCAGCTGGTCATGAATTTGGAACCACGCTGCAACTGGAAGGGATCCTGAGCAAGGTGCTGGCTCCGAAGCTGGTTTTACTGGGTCTCGAAAACCAATCGCTTCTGATGGTGATTTGAAATTTCGAAGAATCATCAATGTAAATGTAATTAGAACTCTGTATGGTTTGTTAAAGAGTTCTATTTTTGTTATCTATATATAAAATTTTGTTATATCTTATACAATGAAGGTTTGAAATATGTCAAATGTATAATCTACATCATATgtcatgaatattataaaaggtatAATCTACATCATATGTAATTAGAACTCTGTATAGTTTGTTAAAGAGTTCCATTAGATTCTCTCCTCCACACCTTGTTTTACCTTTTATATTATTCTATTTTCATAATATTCTATGTTTTATATCTTATTCAAAGATATTAAAGGTTTTAAGGATATTTTATTGGTGATATTAGATGGGTCAAATGTGAAAAATAGAGAATTGAATGGACCATATCATGACTACCAACTTTCATAAGATATATTAGATGAGAAAATATTCGAATCATATACTAAAATCTGTTAATGAATGTTTACTTGAATAAATAAAACTTTAAGAGTTTCTTATAATACAaggaataaaattggtcatttgttGAGATTAAAAATTAGAAAAGGATCCTAAAGGAAGTTTATTGTGGTGTATGTAAATAACAAAAAATTGAAACTTGGTATGATACTATAAGCATGGAAATAGACCTTTGTATACAAATGAAATGATAGATTCCTAGGATTAGAAAAAAAAACACTAAACACGCAAGATCATGTTTGCTAAGTTGAATAATAGGATTATAATCGTAAGGAAGGGAATTATGTGAATTATGTTGTATTATAGATTCTAGATTAGGTCTTTTTGTAAAATTTATTAAGGTGATCACTCACAAGAAGGTGGTAAAATAGAGAACCACAAAAGTACTATAGATTATGTGTGATATTATCAATAATTGTATTAATTAAGCTAAAGTAGATCAATATTATAGAAGTGGGGTAAACTTTAGGGCCAAATATAATGATACGggaaaaaatttcaataaaattttataaaataaatctaTTATAAT
The Cryptomeria japonica unplaced genomic scaffold, Sugi_1.0 HiC_scaffold_48, whole genome shotgun sequence DNA segment above includes these coding regions:
- the LOC131031334 gene encoding nuclear transport factor 2-like; this encodes MESQQLQREFPASEVANEFVNQYYCVLNNCPDKLYEIYKDCSTITRPEPNGQLLHAIKNNVVSSLNEGNAVKIGTVDSQEAYNESYIILVTGIILGHENVERKFAQSFFLAPQERGYFVLNDAFRYLEESQYSEDKTYMSANAVCDEPLQEEIVPAKEIQRFESQPSKLENKHATETVENEQQLKDIEKTISPPEETTKMSFLAVLLKENPHPIQRPTVVVKFPINTGLKANVPSQVHTTSQSLNSNSGKAPVNENSIHLRNLPWNSTITLLEEEFKKYGSIKPGGIQIRANKEKNFCYGFIEFQSSTSVESAVKASPIVISGRRVYVEKKRLAGFRDNIPNGVKRGGDRQGRNGYARNF